The Halomonas binhaiensis nucleotide sequence GAAGGCATGGCAGGAAACCGTTGCAGCAATTCGGCGATGCGCCACGCGGACTTGCTCAGGTGAGGCACCGCCGACGCATTGGCGGGTTCGCCAGAACGGGCCAATGATGCGGAGGCAGCCGGTCGGGACGGGTTGCCTGTCGTCTGTTTCGTCGCATGTGCTCCAACGCTGGTGCTGGCGGTTTCACCTTGCAGGCGCGAGTCACTATGTGCCGGACGTGTGAAGCGACTTGGGTCGACAGGCGTCACCGGAGCATGAGGGGCCCGCGTCGCCGGCACATCCACTCGCTTGCCGAGTACCTGATGCAGCAGAGTATCGATGAGGGGGGTCAGGCCGCTCACGATGTTTTCTGCCGAAACCGGTTGCCCGCATTGATGATTCTGCCGCCAACATAAGTGCGATTGAGGTCCTGCTTGCAGCGTGAAACCTGGATCAGGTGTCCCAGTGCATCACGGTGTTCAATGAGCTGTTGGCGCAAGGCCTGGTCATTGGCAAGAATGGCTTCGATCAACTCGCGCAGACGTTTCTGAGAAGCTTGATCGAGTTGATCCGGGGTCACAGTGGGGAGGCTTGCTGTCTTCTCCATATAATCTGTTTCCAGGGCAATCAGCTCTTCCCATGAGGCATTGCGGGAAAGCTCCAGCATGCGACAGGTCATTTCCAGCAGCGTTTCGTAGCGATTGACGAGTGGCATGAGGTTTCCTGCTTGGCAATGTTTGACTTCAGGAGGCATGGGGATCTCTGTCTGGTGAAATCTCACGCCAGGCAGAGGCGATGGTCTCAAGCAAGTGTTCCGCCTCATCGAGAGCGACAGTATCGTTATTCAGATTGGCCACGATCAGACGACGTGCAATGTATTCGTACAGCGAATCGAGCTGGTGGGCGATATCAGCTCCGCGTTCATGATCAAGGGCTGCTCGTAATCCGCTGTTGACGATATCCAACGCCTTGGCAATGGCTTCTCCCTTGGCCGTCGTATGGCCTTCCTCGAGGTGCAGGCGAGCTGTTCGTATCGACATCAGAGCGCCATCGAACAGCATGACGATCAGTTGATGAGGGCTGGCTGACATTGCGCTGGTTTCGATGCCGATACGGGCATAGGCATATGCTCCCCGTCCATGCCCGGGGGAGCTGGTCATCATGGCCATCTGGAGGTTCCTGTCAGTTGGATCATGGTGGATAGGCGGTTGGGTTTATTGGCTTGTCTGAGCATTGAGAGCATCAAATTGCTGCGTCAGATAATTGCTGGTCTGGTTCATGCTGGCGATCATGGTGTCGAGCTGGCTGAACTGCTTGCGATAGCGTTCTACGGTATCGTTGATGGTCTGCTCAGTGCGCACGTATTGCGCATTGACTGTCTTGAGACGTGTTTCGAGGCCGGTGGTGGCGTTTTCCAGCAGGCCATCGTCATCCAGGATGTTGTCCAGAGTGGTGGCGAGTTGATCGGCATATCCGGACTTGGCGGTTTCTTCGGTGCTGCCACCGCTGAAAAAGGTCACCAGGTCTTCGCGCTGGTGAGCGATGACGTCGTCCAGGCGTTTGTCATCGAGTTCGAGAGTGCCATTGAGCTGCAAGGTAATACCGGTATCGCTGAGAGAACCCAGGCCTTCGGCGTCAGGGGTGAAGGCAAGCGCACTGCGCAGGCGTTCATCGATACTTCGCAGCGTAGCGTCGCCCAGTAGCTCACCGGCTGCACCGCTATCCGCGTTGAAGCTGGTCAGCTCGCCGATGGTGCCCTGCAGGTCGTTGTAGCTATCAACGAAGGAAGTGATGGTATCGCGCAAGGCAAAGTTGTCGTTCTCTACGGTGACGATACTGTCGCCTGTGGCACTGAGTGTCAGGGTGACGCCTTCGATAGCACCTTCGACCTTGTTCGAGGCACTGCTGATGGCAATGCCATTGACCGTCATTTCAGCGTTCTGGGCGCTGACAGTCTCTTCCATGTTACCGAGATCAAGCGCACCTTCGAGAGTCGTGTCACTGCCCGACGCGGTATATGACAGATCCGATACAGTGGCTTCAGTGCCTGTTTCCTTGCTTGTCAGCACCAGGCGGTAGGGGGCATCGGGGGCGCCATTATTGACGATGGTGGCACGCACACCAGCATCGGAGGCATTGATGGCATCACGAATGCCTTCCAGTGAACTGTCTTCCTGGCTGATGTCGATATCGAGGCTTTTGCCTCCCACCGTCAACGACAGCGTTCCACCACCCAGTTCAGCATCACGTTTGTCGAAACCTGCCGAGGCAAGGCTTTGGGCTCGAGCCAGTTGGCTCACACTGATGTTATAGCGTCCAGCTTGAGCACTGGTGCTGTCGCTGGCGGTGATGCCCTCTCCCTCGACATTGCTCGACAGGCTATTGAAAAGATCCGGATCCTTGAGCTTGCTCACCGCATCCTGGAAGCTTGTCAGGGCGCTGTCGAGTTTGCCATAGGCAGAAATCTTGGCCTCGTAACTTGCCTGTCGGGCCTTGATGGGGTCCAACTGCTTGCGCTCGGCCGCTTCCAGCTGATCAAGCAGGCCATTGAGATCCAGGCCAGAGCCGATACCAAGGCTAGAGATAGAGGGCATAGCGTCATTCCTTTTCAGTGGTCATAGTTTGCCCGTGTCATATGCGACCAGTCGCTCGAAAAGCGGCCGTCGACAGGGGCATATCTCTTTTATCGGCGTCATCCTTGTTGGCTTGAGGGAAGAAAGAGGTGGCATGAGGGAGGTGGAAAAAACAATGAGAAAGTAGGCCAGGCAGATAGAGGGAGGCATGACGGAGCTTTCGTTACCGGGAAAGGAAAAATTTTTGCATGGAGGCTAAAGGTTCTGATTCAGACTCCGATAACAGGGGTAACGGCCAATGGCGCCGTTGCGGTGGGCCAGAAGCTCGCCAATGGAGCCTTAACTCTTATCCTTGGAAAGGAAGACATCATGTCCGTCATCAACACCAACATCACTTCCATGATTGGTCAGCAGAACCTGAACCGTTCACAAAACTCTCTGACCACTGCCATGGAGCGCCTTTCCTCCGGTCTGCGTATCAACAGCGCCAAGGATGACGCTGCCGGTCAGGCCATCGCCAACCGCATGACCTCTCAGGTCACGGGTCTGAACCAGGCGCAGCGTAACGCCAACGATGGTATCTCTGTTGCCCAGACTGCTGAAGGCGCCCTCAACCAGGTCAACGACAACCTGCAGCGTGTTCGTGAGCTGACTGTTCAGGCCCAGAATGGCACCAACTCTGCCAAGGACTTGAACTCCATCCAGAAGGAAATCGGTCAGCGCCTTGACGAGATCGATCGCATCTCCGAAGAAACCAGCTTCAACGGCGTCAAGGTGCTGGCCAAGGACCAGGACCTGTCTATCCAGGTCGGTGCCAATGATGGCGAGCAGATCACTCTCAACCTGAAGGAAATCAATGCCGAGACACTGGGTCTGGATACCTTCAATGTCAACTCTTATCAGGGGACTCTGGCCGCCGCTGCCGATGGAGACCTGAAGGATTCCACTGGTGTTGATGTCAAGGCTGCTGACATTACGGTCACGGATAGTGAAGGCGCTATCAGCGATGCCACTCTGCAGAAGGATGAAGCAGGCAACTACTTCGTCCAGGGTACCAATGCCAAAGGCGATACGGTGTCCTTCGCCGTTGACGAGAACGACTTCGCTATCACTGATAGCCCGGATGGTGGTACTACTGCCCCGACAGCAGCCGTCACTTTCAGCTCCAAGGATACTGAGCTGACAGAAGCCAAGACCGCTGATCCGCTGGCGACTCTGGATACTGCGCTGAACTCTGTCGATACCCTGCGTTCCGACCTCGGTGCGATCCAGAACCGTTTCGAATCTGCCATCACCAACCTGAGTACCACTGAAACTAACCTGTCTGCGGCTCGTTCACGCATCGAAGACGCCGACTACGCGGTGGAAGTGGCCAACATGACTCGCGCTCAGATCCTGCAGCAGGCCGGTACTTCTGTGCTAGCCCAGGCCAACCAAGTGCCACAGGGCGTTCTCTCCTTGCTGCGCTGATGCTTCCTTGATCCTTGGTACTACCCCTTTTAGTACTGCTTCCTTGGTACTACCCCTTTAGTACCGCTTCCTTGGTACTACCTATCGGGCTGGCATATGCCAGCCCGATTTTTTATCTGATACGTCCCGCATCAGGGAATGGTTACCGTGATGGTCACTGTCGTGTTATAGGGGCCCGGAGTCACCAGGCTTTCCTGACCGGGGACGAGAGTGGGGTAAAACAATAATCGTGTCTGTGAGCTGCCACCCTGGAGTGGCCGTATCATGCCATTTTCCATCCCTAGTCCCAGCAGGTTGCCGGAGGCATCCGTCATGGCCACTCCAATACCGGGTTTGCTGGTGGCGATATAAGGGCCGTTGGCATCAGGGGTGCCCGTTGCTGTGGCAAAGAATTCAAGTCCTGAGAGATTGCCATGTGTACTGTTGGTGCAATCCACTGACAGGTCGATCGGCCTGGGTATATAACCTAACCCTGGTGGAGCTCCAATATTGAGTTGGTTGATTGCTGTGCTGCCCAGGTCCACGGTAAAAGTATCTCCTGCACGGAAGGAGCAGGTTTGTGTCGTCCTGACCGTAAAGTCAGCGCTTATTCTGATAAATGGGTGGTCAAGGTCTGGACCACCGATAGCGCTGGTGAACTGCCAGTAAACCTTGGCCAGTTCCCCGGAAAAGTGAGACTCTCCGAGAAAACTTCGGTCGACTCGAAGCTCAATCTGCCCTCGAGTTCCCGAGCTCACGTCAGCAGGTGTGTTATTAAGGGGGGCACAATTGGTGCCACCAGCATTCTGAACCTGGAAGAAGGGTACCGATACATTGCCACGACCAAAGATGAAAACAGATACTCGAGCTGAAAGGTGATCATTTAACCTGATCCAACCATCGGTTGTGGGCAGAGCAGGCTCGCCAGTAAATAACGAAAACTCTCGAATCTCGCTTGGGCAGTGGCAGACAGCGTTTCCCTGTGAGCGGTCGGAAAAGTCGCGTGAAGTGGTATTTCCTGACAGATTGGAACCATCAACCTGTTCAGTGGCTTGCACAAGGAACGACCCAGGGCCAGAGCACTGCCATTCAGGCAAGCCCGTGGGCACAGGGGCAGCCAAACTGGTAGTGCTAATCAAGCTGGTAGCAACCACTGCGGCAAGGGTGGCAAGGGTAAGAAGGTGGCGAATGAATGGGTAAGGTGTCATCATTTTTCGTATTTTAATGGGAGGTAGGAACGAGATTTTAATTATTTGTCCATCTGTTTGTGGATGGTGAATGATGCATGTTTTACACAATGAATTCTGTGTGTTGTTCGCAGATAAAAGTGAAATTAAATGTTTGTTTTTACAGGTGAATAGAGTGATGTAAATCGTATTTATGTCTCATGCCGGGTATGTCTTTCTTCAGGGAATAGTTACCGTGATGGTCACTGTTGCATTATAAGGCCCGGGAGTGACCTCGCTTTTCTGACCTGGGACGATAGTAGGGTAGAACTGTACTTTTTTTAGGGAACTTCCCCCTTGTAAAGGATGAATCTCACTATTCTCCATGCCTAGTCCCAGCAGGTTGCCGGAGACATCTGTCATCGCTACTCCGATACCTGGTTTACTGGTGGCGATATAGGGGCCATTGGTATTGGGAATACCTGCGGCTGTGGCAAAGAATTCAAGCCCTTGAATATCGCTATCCGAGATGTTGTCGCAGTTCACTGACAGGTCGATTTGCCTTGGTATATAACCAAGCTCTGGTGGTGCACCAACCTTGAGATGATTGATCGGTGTGCTTCCCAGGTCCACAGTAAAGGTATTTCCCGCACGGAAGGAGCAGTTTTGCGTGGTCTTGACCGAAATGTCAGCGTTTATTCTGGCAAAAGGATAGTTATGCGCTGGCCCGCCATCGGCACCTTGAAACTGCCTGTAGACTCTGGATAACTCACCAGAAAAGTGAGACTCACCGAGAAAACTCTTGTCGACCCGGAACTCGACCTGGCCATCGGCTGCTGGGGAGCGAGGGCCATAGCTGCTGGTGCCAGGAAAGCATCCACTCTGTTGGGAACTCCTGATCTGGAAAAAAGGTACTTGTTGATTGTCTAATCCATTGCCATGAATGATCACTCGCGCTGAAAGGTTATCGTTCAGCTTGAGCCAACCATTGGTTTCTGGCTGGGATGCGGTAGCTGTATATAACACATTGCCAGTATGAGATCTTGGGCAGTGACAAACAGTATGTATATCTGAATAGACAGAAAAACGACGTGAAGTGATGTTCCCCACCTGACGGGAACCATCAATTTTCTCAGTTGCTCCTACGAAAACTGAGGTTGGGCTGGCACATTGCCAGACAGGCAAGCCTTCTGGTAAAGGGTCGGTCGTAGTGATCGTGCTACCAATGGATATGCTGGAAACAAGGCATCCGTAAATGGCAAGGGAATGGCGAAGGTGAGAGGAAGATAACAACATCATCATGCTCCGCCATTATAATGAATAATGAATAGTAGATGAGGAACCGTAATCATTGATCCACCTGCCATTGATGCTGGCATTTGATGGTGCATTTCTTAGCTGTTTTACAATGAATATATGCTGGCCTTTCGGTGGGATAGGTGCGATATCAATGCTATCGCCACCCCCTGGCCAGGAAATCTGAAAACTGGCAAAATTGAGATAGAAGGGCGATGAGTTTTCGGCTATCAGCTCTTGCCCTGCTGGAGTGATATTTCCCCAGCGCCACTGCAGACGTTCGGCACCTTGGGCGACACTTCCCTTTAGCCCTGCTGGACGAAACAGCATTTTGATACGTGTGCGCAATGCCACCTGCATGGTGTTCAGATTTTCTGCCGCTGATAATTTCGGCGGTATTTCCAATACATTGAGCCAGAATAGTGATTCACGATCCTGGGGGAGAATACGGTTGATGTAGGCTAGTCGCAGTGTCTGCCCGGATCGGGCCTCAACGCGTGTTACCGGTGGTGTGATAACAAAGGGGAGGGCCTCCTCTCCAGGTTGGCGGCTGGCATCGCCACTATCCAGCCAGGATTGGACAAGGACTGCTGTATCTCCTTTGTTGGTCAATTCGATACTGACGTTCTTGCGCTCGCCTGGATAAATAACCCGAGAACCGGCAAGGGTGATGGCTGCTTGAGTCTG carries:
- a CDS encoding molecular chaperone gives rise to the protein MKSRRIKTVLFILCMLLLSIGQTQAAITLAGSRVIYPGERKNVSIELTNKGDTAVLVQSWLDSGDASRQPGEEALPFVITPPVTRVEARSGQTLRLAYINRILPQDRESLFWLNVLEIPPKLSAAENLNTMQVALRTRIKMLFRPAGLKGSVAQGAERLQWRWGNITPAGQELIAENSSPFYLNFASFQISWPGGGDSIDIAPIPPKGQHIFIVKQLRNAPSNASINGRWINDYGSSSTIHYSL
- the fliT gene encoding flagellar protein FliT, giving the protein MPLVNRYETLLEMTCRMLELSRNASWEELIALETDYMEKTASLPTVTPDQLDQASQKRLRELIEAILANDQALRQQLIEHRDALGHLIQVSRCKQDLNRTYVGGRIINAGNRFRQKTS
- the fliD gene encoding flagellar filament capping protein FliD, which gives rise to MPSISSLGIGSGLDLNGLLDQLEAAERKQLDPIKARQASYEAKISAYGKLDSALTSFQDAVSKLKDPDLFNSLSSNVEGEGITASDSTSAQAGRYNISVSQLARAQSLASAGFDKRDAELGGGTLSLTVGGKSLDIDISQEDSSLEGIRDAINASDAGVRATIVNNGAPDAPYRLVLTSKETGTEATVSDLSYTASGSDTTLEGALDLGNMEETVSAQNAEMTVNGIAISSASNKVEGAIEGVTLTLSATGDSIVTVENDNFALRDTITSFVDSYNDLQGTIGELTSFNADSGAAGELLGDATLRSIDERLRSALAFTPDAEGLGSLSDTGITLQLNGTLELDDKRLDDVIAHQREDLVTFFSGGSTEETAKSGYADQLATTLDNILDDDGLLENATTGLETRLKTVNAQYVRTEQTINDTVERYRKQFSQLDTMIASMNQTSNYLTQQFDALNAQTSQ
- a CDS encoding fimbrial protein; translation: MSSGTRGQIELRVDRSFLGESHFSGELAKVYWQFTSAIGGPDLDHPFIRISADFTVRTTQTCSFRAGDTFTVDLGSTAINQLNIGAPPGLGYIPRPIDLSVDCTNSTHGNLSGLEFFATATGTPDANGPYIATSKPGIGVAMTDASGNLLGLGMENGMIRPLQGGSSQTRLLFYPTLVPGQESLVTPGPYNTTVTITVTIP
- the fliS gene encoding flagellar export chaperone FliS; the encoded protein is MTSSPGHGRGAYAYARIGIETSAMSASPHQLIVMLFDGALMSIRTARLHLEEGHTTAKGEAIAKALDIVNSGLRAALDHERGADIAHQLDSLYEYIARRLIVANLNNDTVALDEAEHLLETIASAWREISPDRDPHAS
- a CDS encoding FliC/FljB family flagellin is translated as MSVINTNITSMIGQQNLNRSQNSLTTAMERLSSGLRINSAKDDAAGQAIANRMTSQVTGLNQAQRNANDGISVAQTAEGALNQVNDNLQRVRELTVQAQNGTNSAKDLNSIQKEIGQRLDEIDRISEETSFNGVKVLAKDQDLSIQVGANDGEQITLNLKEINAETLGLDTFNVNSYQGTLAAAADGDLKDSTGVDVKAADITVTDSEGAISDATLQKDEAGNYFVQGTNAKGDTVSFAVDENDFAITDSPDGGTTAPTAAVTFSSKDTELTEAKTADPLATLDTALNSVDTLRSDLGAIQNRFESAITNLSTTETNLSAARSRIEDADYAVEVANMTRAQILQQAGTSVLAQANQVPQGVLSLLR
- a CDS encoding fimbrial protein gives rise to the protein MMMLLSSSHLRHSLAIYGCLVSSISIGSTITTTDPLPEGLPVWQCASPTSVFVGATEKIDGSRQVGNITSRRFSVYSDIHTVCHCPRSHTGNVLYTATASQPETNGWLKLNDNLSARVIIHGNGLDNQQVPFFQIRSSQQSGCFPGTSSYGPRSPAADGQVEFRVDKSFLGESHFSGELSRVYRQFQGADGGPAHNYPFARINADISVKTTQNCSFRAGNTFTVDLGSTPINHLKVGAPPELGYIPRQIDLSVNCDNISDSDIQGLEFFATAAGIPNTNGPYIATSKPGIGVAMTDVSGNLLGLGMENSEIHPLQGGSSLKKVQFYPTIVPGQKSEVTPGPYNATVTITVTIP